From the genome of Impatiens glandulifera chromosome 9, dImpGla2.1, whole genome shotgun sequence, one region includes:
- the LOC124914539 gene encoding BTB/POZ domain-containing protein POB1-like yields MLLTKTIPGMRETSLDLFDPRSSMDSDYLTNNSRDADFGFAFNDSNFSDRVLQIEIIADSPEIRPDGEGCSSLADWARHRKRRREVLNKEIALDDAGCHEEEILSTDQPDMHDVVKCENEEEAVAMVEESASGDEAVNSNESNCSMDGGPSILRVETLHISSPILAAKSPFFYKLFSNGMRESEQRSVTVRIHVSEETALMELLNFMYSNTLTTTTAPSLLDVLMAADKFEVASCMRYCSRLLRNLPMTPESALLYLDLPSSVLMAEAVQPLTDAAKQFLAARYKDVTKYQEEVLNLPLAGIEAILSSDDLQVASEDAVYDFVLKWSRGQYPKLDDRREILASHLARCIRFPHMTCRKLKKVLTCNDFDHELASKLVLEALFFKAETPHRQRTLASEESAATSHRFVERAYKYRPVKVVEFELPRQQCVVYLDLKHEECLNLFPSGRVYSQAFHLGGQGFFLSAHCNMDQQSSFHCFGLFLGMQEKGSVTFAVDYEFAARSKPTEEYMSKYKGNYTFTGGKAVGYRNLFAMPWTSFMAEDSLYFIDGILHLRAELTIKR; encoded by the exons ATGTTGTTGACGAAAACTATTCC GGGAATGAGAGAGACAAGCTTGGATTTGTTCGATCCAAGGTCATCGATGGATTCCGATTATTTAACCAACAACAGCAGAGATGCCGATTTCGGATTCGCTTTCAACGACAGCAACTTTTCCGATAGGGTTCTACAGATCGAGATTATTGCCGATTCTCCTGAGATTAGGCCCGATGGCGAGGGTTGTAGCAGCCTAGCTGATTGGGCCAGGCACCGGAAGCGGAGGAGAGAAGTTCTCAACAAAGAAATTG CTTTGGATGATGCTGGATGTCATGAGGAAGAGATTTTGAGTACTGATCAACCTGATATGCATGATGTAGTGAAATGTGAAAACGAGGAGGAAGCTGTTGCTATGGTGGAAGAATCGGCTTCAg GGGATGAAGCTGTGAATAGCAACGAGTCAAACTGTAGCATGGATGGTGGTCCTTCAATTCTGAGAGTAGAAACTTTACATATAAGTTCTCCAATTTTAGCTGCAAAAAGTCCATTTTTTTATAAG CTCTTCTCCAATGGGATGAGAGAGTCGGAGCAGCGAAGTGTTACTGTTAGGATCCATGTTTCTG AGGAAACTGCTCTAATGGAGCTCCTAAATTTCATGTACAGCAATACCTTAACTACGACCACTGCACCTTCTTTGCTTGATGTTCTAATGGCAGCTGACAAGTTTGAGGTTGCTTCATGTATGAGGTATTGCAGCAGGTTGTTGCGGAATTTGCCAATGACTCCTGAGTCTGCTTTGCTTTATCTTGACCTCCCATCTAGTGTTCTAATGGCCGAAGCTGTTCAGCCTTTGACAGATGCTGCCAAACAATTTCTTGCTGCACGTTACAAAGATGTGACCAA GTACCAAGAAGAGGTTCTAAATCTACCTCTAGCCGGAATCGAGGCAATTCTCTCGAGCGACGATCTCCAAGTAGCCTCCGAAGACGCCGTCTACGACTTTGTACTAAAATGGTCTCGAGGCCAATACCCAAAGCTAGACGACCGGCGAGAAATACTAGCTTCTCACCTCGCCCGTTGCATCCGTTTTCCCCACATGACATGCCGCAAGCTAAAAAAAGTCCTAACATGCAACGATTTCGATCACGAGCTTGCCTCGAAACTCGTTCTCGAAGCCCTATTCTTCAAAGCCGAGACCCCTCATCGCCAACGAACCCTAGCATCCGAAGAATCCGCCGCGACAAGCCACCGCTTCGTCGAACGAGCCTACAAGTACCGACCCGTGAAAGTTGTCGAATTCGAACTGCCACGTCAGCAATGCGTGGTCTACCTCGATCTTAAACATGAGGAGTGCTTGAACCTATTCCCATCTGGTCGTGTTTATTCGCAGGCTTTTCATTTGGGGGGGCAAGGGTTTTTTCTATCGGCTCATTGTAATATGGACCAGCAAAGTTCGTTCCACTGCTTCGGTTTGTTCCTTGGAATGCAGGAGAAAGGTTCGGTTACATTTGCGGTTGACTATGAATTTGCTGCGAGGTCTAAACCGACGGAGGAGTATATGAGTAAGTATAAGGGCAATTATACGTTTACTGGAGGGAAAGCGGTTGGGTATAGGAATTTGTTCGCGATGCCGTGGACTTCATTTATGGCAGAGGATAGTCTTTATTTTATTGACGGTATTCTTCACCTTAGGGCGGAGCTCACTATAAAACGCTGA